The following is a genomic window from Candidatus Aminicenantes bacterium.
AAAGAGCTCCTCGAAAACATCCGCAACCAGCGCTTCCTTCTGGCGTTGGGTCTGTGCGTCATCTTGATCCCGCTCGGGTTCGCCGTCCAGTACACGGACTACGCGGCTAAGGATGCGGCCTACCGGGATGCGGTCCGGACCTTCGAGGAGGGCCACAAGATGCTGTCCGACTTCATGCAGAGCGCCTCGATGTTCCGGCCCCCGTCGCCTCTGACCCCGCTCTCGGCCGGGGTCGAAGCGCTGCTGCCGACGTCGATCGACACTGTCGGCTCCGTCGGCGGGAACGGGCCCACGCTCGGCTATGCCAACACGGGCGGCCTCGGCGATCCCTTCCGTTTTCTCTATGGCCCGCTCGATCTGGCCACGATCGCGGCGGTCGTCCTGTCGATCCTGGCCGTGCTCTTCACCTTCAACGGCGTGAGCGGCGAAAAGGAGCGCCGGACGCTGGCCCAGGTTTTTTCGAATTCCGTCCCGCGATCCACGCTCATCACGGCCAAGATGGGCGCGGCGTTCGTCCTGATCGCAGCCGCCTTCCTCGTCGGGCTGCTTCTCGGCGCACTGACCCTCGCCCTTCAGGGCTTCGAGGTCTGGGCCAAGACCGCCACCCTCGTTCCGTTCCTGATCGCGGCGGGGCTGTCGCTGGTATACATCTTCGTCATGGTCAATCTGGGGCTGCTCGTCTCGACGCGCTCCCGCAGCTCGCTCTCGGCCATTGTGACCCTGGTTATGGCTTGGGTCGCCTTGTTCATGCTGGTGCCCAAGGCCGCGATCATCGCCTCCAAGGTCGCCCGGCCGGTCAAGTCGCAGCAGGTCGTGGACCTCGAAAAGGGCCAGGCCCGCGCCCAGCTGGAGAAGGAGGGCGACGGCGAGATCGACAAGCTGCGCAAGACGATGCCCGGCATCAAGGACATGACTATAGACGCGTTCTTC
Proteins encoded in this region:
- a CDS encoding ABC transporter permease, with the translated sequence MRHTPFGTIFRKELLENIRNQRFLLALGLCVILIPLGFAVQYTDYAAKDAAYRDAVRTFEEGHKMLSDFMQSASMFRPPSPLTPLSAGVEALLPTSIDTVGSVGGNGPTLGYANTGGLGDPFRFLYGPLDLATIAAVVLSILAVLFTFNGVSGEKERRTLAQVFSNSVPRSTLITAKMGAAFVLIAAAFLVGLLLGALTLALQGFEVWAKTATLVPFLIAAGLSLVYIFVMVNLGLLVSTRSRSSLSAIVTLVMAWVALFMLVPKAAIIASKVARPVKSQQVVDLEKGQARAQLEKEGDGEIDKLRKTMPGIKDMTIDAFFKAQRGKNPLIDEYQKKQDEIQSSSRERIDAEMAKLDAFYGTQRDGQTRLARNLSRLSPVSCFLHGVTEIAGTGLAEVGRLKENKRAFAILLENEISRKMKMLRFGNLDMSDFDRETPAPKLVYREGTLRDALPGVWPDMALLVFYGILFLAGAYVSFLKYDLR